A region from the Spiroplasma taiwanense CT-1 genome encodes:
- the nusA gene encoding transcription termination factor NusA, with translation MIDGAQLLDAIYEIVQDKKIEKSIIFEGIKEGFQKAYEKFFDPEAIVRVDIDENTGQIKVFKELTVVQKIEDEWLEIGINAAKEKYGEDVSIGNNVYEPVEFTLDFSKLAVMQVGQIIKQKIREGEKNKIYQEFLEKNHEIVGGFVKDITETSYLVDIDGSIVPIWYKKIIPGETFDIDQRICFYIEEVSKDNKHSQIQASRIHPEFLAKLIEIEVPEILEGIVEIKSVAREPGNRAKIAVYSHEEGVDPIGSCVGASGSRIKNVTKELAGEKIDVVLYSDDKKTFLMNSLAPVKVISIEIDEENNEGFIVVPNEQLSLAIGKKGMAARLVANLVNMKINIFSLESANERKVAVHWNGNITESELNNPEFINKVNKRREKASSNNLKTNRFQKPKTESTQEIDNSLFVKDSSIDEIQASIAAFENLSNNEASSFDEIDDQYDDYYENN, from the coding sequence ATGATTGATGGTGCTCAGTTACTTGATGCAATTTATGAAATTGTTCAAGATAAAAAAATAGAAAAAAGTATAATTTTTGAAGGAATTAAAGAGGGTTTTCAAAAGGCATATGAAAAATTCTTTGATCCTGAAGCAATTGTAAGAGTTGATATTGATGAAAATACAGGCCAAATTAAAGTTTTTAAAGAATTAACAGTTGTTCAAAAAATTGAAGATGAATGATTGGAAATAGGAATAAATGCTGCTAAAGAAAAATATGGAGAAGATGTTTCAATTGGTAATAATGTATATGAACCTGTTGAATTTACATTAGATTTTTCAAAATTAGCAGTTATGCAAGTTGGACAGATTATTAAACAAAAAATTCGTGAAGGTGAAAAAAATAAAATTTATCAGGAATTTTTGGAAAAAAATCATGAAATTGTTGGTGGTTTTGTAAAGGATATTACAGAAACAAGTTATTTAGTTGATATTGATGGTTCAATAGTGCCAATTTGATATAAAAAAATAATTCCAGGAGAAACTTTTGATATTGATCAGAGAATTTGTTTTTATATTGAAGAAGTTTCAAAAGATAATAAACATTCTCAAATTCAAGCATCAAGAATACACCCTGAATTTTTAGCTAAACTAATTGAAATAGAAGTTCCAGAAATACTTGAGGGAATTGTAGAAATTAAATCAGTTGCAAGAGAACCAGGAAATAGAGCAAAAATTGCTGTTTATTCTCATGAAGAAGGTGTAGACCCAATTGGTAGTTGTGTTGGAGCATCTGGAAGTAGAATTAAAAATGTTACAAAAGAATTAGCAGGAGAAAAAATAGATGTTGTTTTATATAGTGATGATAAAAAAACATTTTTAATGAATTCACTTGCACCTGTAAAAGTAATAAGTATTGAAATTGATGAAGAAAATAATGAAGGCTTTATTGTTGTTCCAAATGAACAGTTATCATTGGCAATTGGTAAAAAGGGAATGGCTGCAAGACTTGTTGCGAATTTAGTTAACATGAAAATAAATATATTTTCATTAGAAAGTGCAAATGAAAGAAAAGTTGCAGTTCATTGAAATGGGAATATTACAGAAAGTGAGTTAAATAATCCCGAATTTATTAATAAAGTAAATAAAAGAAGAGAAAAAGCTTCAAGTAATAACTTAAAAACAAATAGATTTCAAAAACCAAAAACTGAGAGTACTCAAGAAATTGATAATTCATTATTTGTAAAAGACTCTTCAATTGATGAAATTCAAGCATCAATAGCTGCTTTTGAAAATTTAAGTAATAATGAAGCATCATCATTTGATGAAATTGATGACCAATATGATGATTATTACGAAAATAATTAA
- the rnpM gene encoding RNase P modulator RnpM, whose protein sequence is MENKYISLRKDVSSNKMFPKIELIRIVKTKAGEVFIDNSKKANGRGVYIRPTIEAINKVKKTKSLERGLKTNLDDSIYDMLIKEVETNWD, encoded by the coding sequence ATGGAAAATAAATATATTAGTCTTAGAAAAGATGTTTCATCAAATAAAATGTTTCCCAAAATAGAGTTAATTAGAATCGTTAAAACAAAAGCAGGAGAAGTTTTTATTGATAATAGTAAAAAAGCAAATGGTAGAGGTGTTTATATTAGACCAACTATTGAAGCAATAAACAAAGTTAAAAAGACTAAATCTTTAGAAAGAGGTTTAAAAACTAATCTTGATGACTCAATTTATGATATGTTAATTAAAGAGGTAGAAACTAATTGGGATTAG
- a CDS encoding L7Ae/L30e/S12e/Gadd45 family ribosomal protein, giving the protein MGLDVQKLLNSLGLASSASKLVYGEKLFENIKQKKIGLVLTTSDMGISQLKKINNKCVFYKIKIINNLFNSEQLNQAIGKKNIKSIGISDRNFIKLVLKNIE; this is encoded by the coding sequence TTGGGATTAGATGTACAAAAATTGCTAAATTCATTAGGTTTAGCTTCTTCTGCAAGTAAATTAGTTTATGGAGAAAAGCTATTTGAAAATATTAAGCAAAAAAAAATTGGTTTAGTTTTAACAACATCCGATATGGGAATAAGTCAGTTAAAAAAAATTAACAATAAATGTGTTTTTTATAAAATAAAAATTATAAATAATTTATTTAATTCAGAACAACTAAATCAAGCAATTGGTAAAAAAAATATTAAAAGTATTGGAATAAGTGATAGAAATTTTATAAAATTAGTTCTAAAAAATATTGAATAA
- the infB gene encoding translation initiation factor IF-2, whose translation MAKKEKNNNQKQVAKNKSKAHTANLKNQLRETKETGLIDGVFIYTEPLSIADFAKKLNKGPAEIVKWFFTNGSMVTQNQILSEEQMGELCLEFGYYFKKEMSVTKENIFETFEQKDDPKDLKTKPPVVTIMGHVDHGKTTLLDSIRDANVTEGEFGGITQHIGAYQTSIKGEKITFIDTPGHEAFTEMRARGSEVTDIVILVVAADDGVMPQTEEAIDHAKAADVPIIVFVNKIDKPDSDPERVKIELMKFGIVAEEYGGDIPFINGSAKTKIGLDSLLETILLVSELKDLKANPNKFATGTVIEAKLDKNRGPIATILVQNGSLNLRDILIAGATFGSIKDIENENQSKIQKVKPGQPALIIGLNEVPKAGDKFIVVSEEKIARDIAKAQFEKQTNDARQKNNSFTLDSIKNQIEAGELKSINIILKADAQGTVEAVRNSMLKINIEGVKINVIRATVGAISVSDVTLAMASNALIYGFNVRPTSQVRQKAEDDGVEIRLHNIIYKLIEEIAEAATGMLDPVFEEKTFGEAEVRQLFRHSQVGTIAGCRIMSGLVPRNSKVHILRDGIVIYTGEISSLKNKKDDIKEAKEGQECGITIKNFNDLKENDIIEAYKIEEVK comes from the coding sequence ATGGCAAAAAAGGAAAAAAATAATAATCAAAAGCAAGTAGCCAAAAACAAATCCAAAGCTCATACTGCTAATCTAAAAAATCAGTTAAGAGAAACAAAAGAAACAGGTTTAATTGATGGTGTTTTTATATATACAGAACCACTTTCAATTGCAGATTTTGCAAAAAAATTAAACAAGGGGCCTGCTGAAATTGTAAAGTGATTTTTTACTAATGGAAGTATGGTAACTCAAAATCAAATTTTATCTGAAGAACAAATGGGTGAATTATGTTTAGAATTTGGATATTATTTTAAAAAGGAAATGTCTGTTACAAAAGAAAATATATTTGAAACTTTCGAACAAAAAGATGACCCAAAAGATTTAAAAACAAAACCACCTGTTGTTACAATAATGGGTCATGTTGATCATGGTAAAACAACTTTGTTGGATTCGATAAGAGATGCAAATGTAACTGAGGGTGAATTTGGAGGAATTACGCAACATATTGGTGCTTATCAAACATCAATAAAAGGTGAAAAAATAACATTTATTGATACTCCAGGTCATGAGGCTTTTACAGAAATGAGAGCAAGAGGGAGTGAAGTTACAGATATTGTTATTTTAGTTGTAGCAGCTGATGATGGAGTTATGCCACAAACTGAAGAAGCAATAGACCATGCAAAAGCAGCTGATGTTCCAATAATTGTTTTTGTAAATAAAATAGATAAACCAGATTCTGATCCAGAACGTGTAAAAATTGAATTAATGAAATTTGGTATTGTTGCAGAAGAATATGGTGGAGATATTCCATTTATTAATGGTTCAGCAAAAACTAAAATTGGATTAGATAGTCTTTTAGAAACTATTCTTTTAGTTTCAGAGTTAAAAGATTTAAAAGCAAATCCAAATAAATTTGCAACAGGAACAGTAATTGAAGCTAAATTGGATAAGAATCGTGGACCTATTGCTACAATTTTAGTTCAAAATGGTTCATTAAATTTACGAGATATTTTAATTGCTGGTGCAACTTTTGGATCTATTAAAGATATTGAGAATGAAAATCAATCAAAAATCCAAAAGGTAAAACCAGGTCAACCTGCTTTAATTATTGGATTAAATGAAGTTCCAAAGGCTGGAGATAAATTTATTGTTGTTTCAGAAGAGAAAATTGCAAGAGATATTGCAAAAGCACAATTTGAAAAACAAACAAATGATGCAAGACAAAAAAACAATAGTTTTACTCTTGATTCAATAAAAAATCAAATTGAAGCAGGAGAATTAAAATCAATTAATATTATTCTAAAAGCCGATGCTCAAGGAACAGTTGAAGCAGTTAGAAATTCAATGTTAAAAATTAATATTGAAGGTGTAAAAATAAATGTAATTCGTGCAACTGTTGGAGCAATTTCTGTAAGTGATGTTACACTTGCAATGGCTTCAAACGCTCTAATTTATGGTTTTAATGTTAGACCAACTTCACAAGTTAGACAAAAAGCAGAAGATGATGGTGTGGAAATTAGATTACATAATATTATTTATAAATTAATTGAAGAAATTGCTGAAGCAGCAACAGGAATGTTAGATCCAGTATTTGAGGAAAAAACTTTTGGTGAAGCAGAAGTTAGGCAATTGTTTAGACATTCACAAGTAGGAACAATTGCTGGATGTAGAATTATGAGTGGATTAGTTCCTAGAAACTCAAAAGTTCACATTTTAAGAGATGGAATTGTTATTTATACAGGAGAGATATCTTCTTTAAAAAATAAAAAAGATGATATAAAAGAGGCAAAAGAAGGTCAGGAATGTGGAATTACAATTAAAAACTTTAATGATTTAAAAGAAAATGATATTATAGAAGCATATAAAATAGAAGAGGTGAAATAA
- the rbfA gene encoding 30S ribosome-binding factor RbfA, with translation MSKDIKIERTQSTILRELNLILQREFPDSEYLNSLIIHEVRLTNDMSHAKVFYSFLDTTANVEEVEDELKQNLKEIRKLLASKVEMRSVPELNFELDKTLENANKIEKILKEVK, from the coding sequence ATGTCAAAAGATATTAAAATAGAACGTACTCAATCAACTATTTTGAGAGAATTGAATTTGATTTTACAAAGAGAATTCCCAGACAGTGAATATTTAAATTCTTTAATAATTCATGAAGTTAGACTTACAAATGATATGAGTCATGCAAAAGTTTTCTATTCATTTTTAGATACTACAGCAAATGTTGAAGAAGTTGAAGATGAACTAAAACAAAATTTGAAGGAAATAAGAAAGTTACTTGCAAGTAAAGTTGAAATGAGAAGTGTACCAGAATTGAATTTTGAATTGGATAAAACATTAGAAAATGCAAATAAAATTGAAAAAATTTTAAAAGAAGTTAAATAA
- a CDS encoding RsmE family RNA methyltransferase, translating into MHNYFTDNLKGDIFELSEKNYHHLKNVIKININEKIVCVYNSNKYLCKIVEISNEIYYAKIEKKLEFEESYIEINLIVGIIREQKWDFILQKATELGVTKIVPVEFKRNVVKIDFKKEENKISRWTNICKSSAEQSKRNFVPIIEPVIRNLNELVKYKADLNLVCWEEEKKLTFKKELKNKFSSISIVIGPEGGIERDELDLLKKIGYKSITLGENIMRAETVPLFIISCIKYEKS; encoded by the coding sequence ATGCATAATTACTTTACAGATAATTTAAAAGGAGATATTTTCGAATTAAGCGAAAAAAATTATCATCATTTAAAAAATGTTATTAAAATTAATATAAATGAAAAAATAGTTTGTGTATATAATTCAAACAAGTATTTATGTAAAATAGTTGAAATCTCTAATGAAATTTATTATGCTAAAATTGAAAAAAAGCTGGAATTTGAAGAATCATATATAGAAATTAATTTAATTGTTGGTATTATAAGAGAACAAAAATGGGACTTTATTTTACAAAAAGCAACAGAATTAGGTGTAACAAAAATTGTTCCTGTTGAATTTAAAAGAAATGTTGTAAAAATTGATTTTAAAAAAGAAGAAAATAAAATATCTAGATGAACAAATATTTGTAAAAGTTCAGCTGAACAATCAAAAAGAAATTTTGTTCCCATAATTGAACCAGTTATTAGAAATTTAAATGAATTAGTAAAATATAAAGCTGATTTAAATTTAGTTTGTTGAGAAGAAGAAAAAAAATTAACTTTTAAAAAGGAATTAAAAAATAAATTTAGTTCAATAAGTATTGTAATTGGACCAGAAGGTGGTATTGAAAGGGATGAACTTGATCTTTTAAAAAAAATTGGTTATAAATCAATAACATTAGGAGAAAATATTATGAGAGCAGAAACTGTTCCATTATTCATTATAAGTTGTATAAAATATGAAAAAAGTTAA
- the truB gene encoding tRNA pseudouridine(55) synthase TruB: protein MFQKSGVFLVNKPSGITSNDLIQKIKKKFDLKKIGHAGTLDPLASGLMVVLVNQATKISNYLLSSDKSYIVTMKLFLQTDSQDITGKIVEEEEYKKISKSLVKEILNKYDGYIYDQYPPMYSAVKIEGKKLYEYARNNQEISITPRTVTIKKCNLIDFNQKQGTIKLFVNSSKGTYIRSLVTDIAKGLGTSATVLELERIGSGNFELNQAKNIEEIQESDLLSMYDSLMQNEHDLIEYHKIKDIKQGRAINLPGINVPLIFIIDDNKEVIAVYKHIAHDLYKCQRGLWEESPWETLSEAERDNKNG, encoded by the coding sequence ATGTTTCAAAAATCAGGAGTTTTTTTAGTAAATAAACCATCGGGAATTACTTCAAATGATTTAATTCAAAAAATTAAGAAGAAATTTGATTTAAAAAAAATTGGTCATGCAGGTACTTTAGATCCATTAGCAAGTGGATTAATGGTTGTATTAGTAAATCAAGCAACTAAAATTTCAAATTATCTTTTAAGTAGCGATAAGAGTTATATAGTGACTATGAAATTGTTTTTACAAACTGATAGTCAAGACATAACTGGAAAAATAGTTGAAGAAGAAGAATATAAAAAAATTTCTAAGTCCTTAGTTAAAGAAATATTAAATAAATATGATGGATATATTTATGACCAATATCCACCAATGTATTCTGCAGTTAAAATTGAAGGAAAAAAACTTTATGAATATGCAAGAAATAATCAAGAAATTTCAATTACTCCAAGAACAGTTACTATTAAAAAATGTAATTTAATAGATTTTAATCAAAAACAAGGAACGATTAAACTTTTTGTAAACTCTAGTAAAGGAACATATATTAGAAGTTTAGTAACAGATATTGCAAAAGGTTTAGGAACTAGTGCAACAGTTTTAGAGCTAGAAAGAATAGGTTCTGGAAATTTTGAACTAAATCAAGCAAAAAACATTGAAGAAATTCAAGAAAGTGACTTATTAAGTATGTATGATTCTTTAATGCAAAATGAGCATGATTTAATAGAGTATCATAAAATAAAAGATATTAAACAAGGTAGAGCAATAAATTTACCAGGAATTAATGTTCCATTAATTTTTATAATTGATGATAATAAAGAGGTTATTGCAGTTTATAAACATATTGCACATGATTTATATAAATGTCAAAGAGGACTTTGAGAAGAATCACCGTGAGAAACTTTATCAGAGGCTGAAAGAGATAATAAAAATGGTTAA
- a CDS encoding nucleotidyl transferase family protein: protein MVKINSDLSDHQNFNFDNTKTIICIGFFDGFHKIHQKIIQKTKTLAIQENKKSIVITFSQKVNDFLKKINNNIQSQKIKYKLIEDNVNPDYLLEIQVNNHTLMISPNDFCNFLLNKLNASKIIVGSDFKFGYMGKGNADFLKQYFGSENIIIFKRNKDISSTQLKNLFEQGEIKKLNKLLNYNFLLEIKRESDNIYLIDKISIKLANGKYKINILNQSYIVNIINNSIFFNEITNFNKEIIEILEKIE from the coding sequence ATGGTTAAAATTAATTCAGATTTGAGTGATCATCAAAATTTTAACTTTGACAATACAAAAACTATTATTTGTATTGGTTTTTTTGATGGTTTTCATAAAATACATCAAAAAATAATTCAAAAGACAAAAACACTTGCAATTCAAGAAAATAAAAAGTCAATTGTTATAACTTTTTCTCAAAAAGTTAATGATTTTCTAAAAAAAATTAATAATAATATTCAATCACAAAAAATTAAATATAAATTAATTGAAGACAATGTAAATCCTGATTATTTACTTGAAATTCAAGTAAATAATCATACTTTAATGATTTCTCCAAATGATTTTTGTAATTTTTTATTAAATAAACTTAATGCTTCAAAAATAATTGTTGGAAGTGATTTTAAGTTTGGATATATGGGTAAGGGAAATGCAGATTTTTTAAAACAATATTTTGGAAGTGAAAATATTATAATTTTTAAAAGAAATAAAGATATTTCATCAACACAATTAAAAAATTTATTTGAACAAGGTGAAATAAAAAAACTTAATAAGCTTTTAAATTATAACTTTCTTCTTGAGATTAAAAGAGAAAGTGACAATATTTATTTAATTGATAAAATATCAATTAAATTAGCAAATGGAAAATATAAAATTAATATTCTAAATCAAAGTTATATAGTTAATATTATCAATAACTCTATATTTTTTAATGAAATAACTAATTTTAATAAAGAAATTATTGAAATTTTAGAAAAAATAGAATAA
- the rpsO gene encoding 30S ribosomal protein S15 — MVSKSQIEKIVKDYGDNGKDTGKAEVQIAILTVDIQNLTEHLAIHKKDITSRRSLLKKVSQRRHLLNFLLSKDVNRYKTIIEKLGLRK; from the coding sequence ATGGTTTCAAAATCACAAATTGAGAAAATTGTAAAAGATTATGGTGATAATGGTAAAGATACTGGAAAAGCAGAAGTTCAAATTGCAATTTTAACAGTTGATATTCAAAACTTAACTGAACATTTAGCAATTCATAAAAAAGATATCACTTCAAGAAGAAGTTTATTAAAAAAAGTTTCTCAAAGAAGACACTTATTGAACTTTTTACTAAGTAAAGATGTTAACAGATATAAAACAATTATTGAAAAATTAGGATTAAGAAAATAG
- the miaA gene encoding tRNA (adenosine(37)-N6)-dimethylallyltransferase MiaA produces the protein MQKIILIVGPTASGKTDLSIKIAKEFNGECINSDSTQIYKGTDIATNKINSDEMQGIKHHLLSIREVNETYSVADFQKEARGKIRDIISRNKNPIIVGGTGLYVNALIMDYNFTSKDHISNFNNKFLHLSNQELWDLLDKIDNLEAKKIHPNNRNRIIRALEINKLNDNIKSNIIKNNKNYIYDNLLIIGLIPNRSDLYNKINNRVLQLTDRGLFDEIRSAYIKNNFNKSAQALKCIGGPEIIKFIEKEIDYEQCIELMQKNNRHYARRQITWFKNQLKGVNWFEHDYSNFDDVCNEIIIFIKQKYNNY, from the coding sequence TTGCAAAAAATCATTTTAATAGTCGGGCCAACTGCAAGTGGAAAAACAGATTTATCAATTAAAATTGCAAAAGAATTTAATGGTGAGTGTATTAATTCAGACTCAACACAAATATATAAAGGAACAGATATAGCAACTAATAAAATAAACTCTGATGAAATGCAAGGAATAAAACACCATTTACTTTCTATTAGAGAAGTAAATGAAACTTATTCTGTTGCTGATTTTCAAAAAGAGGCTAGGGGTAAAATAAGGGATATTATATCAAGAAACAAAAATCCTATAATTGTTGGCGGAACTGGACTATATGTGAATGCTTTAATAATGGATTACAATTTTACTTCAAAAGATCATATTAGTAATTTTAATAATAAATTTTTACATTTAAGTAATCAGGAATTATGAGATTTACTAGACAAAATTGATAATTTGGAAGCAAAAAAAATTCATCCTAATAATAGGAATAGAATTATTAGAGCATTAGAAATTAACAAATTAAATGATAACATTAAAAGCAATATCATTAAAAACAATAAAAATTACATATATGATAATTTATTAATTATAGGCTTAATACCGAACAGAAGTGACTTATATAATAAGATAAATAATAGAGTATTACAATTAACTGACAGAGGACTATTTGATGAAATAAGAAGTGCTTATATAAAAAATAATTTTAATAAATCTGCTCAGGCCTTAAAATGTATTGGAGGTCCTGAAATAATAAAATTTATTGAAAAGGAAATTGACTATGAGCAATGCATAGAGTTAATGCAAAAAAATAACAGGCACTATGCAAGAAGGCAAATAACTTGATTTAAAAATCAATTAAAGGGTGTAAACTGATTTGAACATGATTATTCAAACTTTGATGATGTTTGCAATGAAATAATTATTTTTATAAAACAAAAATATAATAATTATTAA
- a CDS encoding MurR/RpiR family transcriptional regulator translates to MLSVYERVENLIKDNKNTTFKLIGKQILTDWNIGVFKTQNEISETCFVSLATVTQFAKACLCEGYKELIIRLRVEYENVMQNSAKVNLGSSENKNQMINIINDWVEQNDEFISDLAAKIMKVKKLWICPSFQGMYSAKFLEDALTNLGIQAKLIDLSINLEIAKHVDFRNELIVVLLTGRDTETTIRTLEYLIQFKNEVFIITTPSNIIEWPEIQNQKHMLVNFQDNNFFYKYRSYALITLFFSLTEKISI, encoded by the coding sequence ATGTTATCTGTATATGAACGCGTAGAAAACTTAATTAAAGACAATAAGAATACAACTTTTAAGCTAATTGGAAAGCAAATATTAACAGATTGAAATATTGGAGTATTCAAAACACAGAATGAAATTTCTGAAACTTGTTTTGTTTCTTTAGCAACTGTAACTCAATTTGCAAAAGCCTGCTTATGTGAAGGTTATAAAGAGTTAATAATTAGATTAAGAGTTGAATATGAAAATGTAATGCAAAATTCTGCAAAAGTAAATTTGGGAAGTTCAGAAAATAAAAATCAAATGATTAATATAATTAATGATTGAGTTGAGCAAAATGACGAATTTATTTCAGATTTGGCAGCAAAAATTATGAAAGTTAAAAAATTATGAATTTGCCCATCATTTCAAGGAATGTATTCAGCAAAATTTTTGGAAGATGCATTAACAAATTTGGGAATTCAAGCTAAATTAATTGATTTATCAATTAATTTAGAAATTGCAAAACATGTTGATTTCAGAAATGAATTAATAGTTGTTCTTTTAACAGGAAGAGACACTGAAACTACAATAAGAACTTTAGAATATTTAATTCAATTTAAAAATGAAGTTTTTATTATTACAACACCAAGTAATATTATTGAGTGACCAGAAATTCAGAATCAAAAACATATGTTAGTAAACTTTCAAGATAATAACTTCTTTTATAAATATAGAAGTTATGCGTTAATTACTTTATTTTTTTCTTTAACAGAAAAAATTTCAATTTAA
- a CDS encoding DxFTY motif-containing membrane protein, which yields MIKNFFDNFNQNRTPFFISSFFLLVESIIPGFAIWFLIGFDFSFSMNFKLPSPIGLYIFFICLGYFFYTFLITLIFYKLKLHKTDNFIYSLTISLIFIIITSIGSFLENATWMIIVKFLIVTLLVVFLIPLFVFISIFFRNQELRKQEDLEKIYNAFKNNEIIPTKELLKAQRYEKYLIKKMKEKEELAQFKLELDEKLEKELNKKELLKKEKFKKINEKLDKKEQKLRDKETK from the coding sequence ATGATAAAAAATTTTTTTGATAATTTTAATCAAAATAGAACTCCATTTTTTATAAGTAGTTTTTTTCTTTTGGTTGAATCAATTATTCCAGGATTTGCAATTTGATTTTTAATTGGATTTGATTTTTCATTTTCAATGAACTTTAAGTTACCATCCCCAATTGGTTTATACATATTTTTTATTTGTTTGGGTTATTTTTTCTATACTTTTCTAATAACATTAATTTTCTATAAGTTAAAATTACACAAAACGGATAATTTTATTTATTCTTTGACTATAAGTTTAATTTTTATAATTATTACATCGATTGGCTCTTTTTTAGAAAATGCAACTTGAATGATTATTGTTAAATTTTTAATAGTTACATTATTAGTAGTTTTTTTAATTCCTTTATTTGTATTTATTTCAATTTTTTTTAGAAATCAGGAATTAAGAAAGCAAGAGGATCTTGAAAAGATATATAATGCATTTAAAAATAATGAAATTATTCCTACAAAAGAACTTTTAAAAGCACAAAGATATGAAAAATATTTAATAAAAAAAATGAAAGAAAAGGAAGAATTAGCTCAGTTTAAATTAGAATTGGATGAAAAATTAGAAAAGGAATTAAATAAAAAGGAATTATTGAAAAAAGAAAAATTTAAAAAAATTAATGAAAAATTAGATAAAAAAGAGCAAAAATTAAGAGATAAAGAAACTAAATAA
- a CDS encoding phosphotransferase family protein, producing MKFKGLTNEITVEKNILIKKEKAVNKLYLDKKNEFIILKEFKQNYQKIMIKSFDFYFQDGLLISKFKILKNFKSINEIDITDDILDLVIYGIKKFHKIKIKSKIKKFNYSNYLDIFKNNIDNFLYDFSNEYEKLIKKIAFTKNLKQVISHNDLVPGNILIKNKKIKLIDYDFVMLNNIFFDIASFITETLNDNNLLINSFIKKCIEKKLIKKEDINYLKIIIEYQDLLWTLWANYMFEKTNENIYKIICQEKYLRLKNRFI from the coding sequence ATGAAATTTAAAGGATTAACAAATGAAATAACTGTAGAAAAAAACATTCTTATAAAAAAAGAAAAAGCAGTAAATAAATTATATTTAGATAAAAAAAATGAATTCATTATTTTAAAAGAATTTAAACAAAATTATCAAAAAATAATGATTAAGTCTTTTGATTTTTATTTTCAAGATGGGTTACTAATTTCAAAATTTAAAATTTTAAAGAATTTTAAATCAATAAATGAAATTGATATTACTGATGATATTTTAGATTTAGTTATTTATGGAATAAAAAAATTTCATAAAATAAAAATTAAATCTAAAATAAAGAAATTTAATTATAGTAATTATTTAGATATTTTTAAAAATAATATTGATAATTTTTTATATGATTTTTCTAATGAATATGAAAAACTAATTAAAAAGATTGCATTCACTAAAAATTTAAAGCAAGTTATTAGCCACAATGATTTAGTTCCTGGAAATATACTAATAAAAAACAAAAAAATTAAATTAATTGATTATGATTTTGTAATGTTAAACAATATTTTTTTTGATATTGCAAGTTTTATCACAGAAACACTTAATGATAATAATCTTTTAATAAACTCCTTTATAAAAAAATGTATAGAAAAAAAATTAATTAAAAAAGAGGACATTAATTATTTAAAAATAATTATAGAGTATCAAGACTTATTATGAACTTTGTGAGCAAATTATATGTTTGAAAAAACAAATGAAAATATATATAAAATAATTTGTCAAGAAAAATACTTAAGATTAAAAAATAGATTTATTTAG